One genomic region from Lycorma delicatula isolate Av1 chromosome 1, ASM4794821v1, whole genome shotgun sequence encodes:
- the LOC142333447 gene encoding baculoviral IAP repeat-containing protein 5-like, which yields MTAVPAVLKPSAKMIWLKERLSTLSKWPYPDSAPCSARKLAETGFFSLQLEDEPDLAACFVCLKQMYWEKNDDPKAEHASHSPDCLFVKINKKEEDLTVSEFMDLYRESIINYKKMYMNEVLNKLRTQRNEFSELGNTKSR from the exons ATGACTGCTGTACCTGCTGTGTTGAAGCCCTCGGCAAAAATGATTTGGCTTAAAGAGAGATTATCAACTTTAAGCAAGTGGCCATATCCTGACTCTGCACCATGTTCAGCGCGAAAG CTTGCAGAAACAGGTTTCTTCTCTTTGCAACTAGAGGATGAGCCAGATCTTGCTGCTTGTTTTGTCTGCTTGAAACAAATGTATTGGGAGAAAAATGATGATCCTAA agCTGAGCATGCATCTCATTCTCCAGATTGTCTGtttgtaaagattaataaaaaggaGGAAGATTTAACAGTTAGTGAATTTATGGATTTGTATAgagaaagtattattaattacaag aaaatgtataTGAATgaagttttgaataaattaagaaCCCAACGCAATGAGTTTTCAGAGTTGGGTAATACCAAGTCACGCTAA